In a single window of the Entelurus aequoreus isolate RoL-2023_Sb linkage group LG16, RoL_Eaeq_v1.1, whole genome shotgun sequence genome:
- the mtf2 gene encoding metal-response element-binding transcription factor 2 isoform X2, whose product MRDSGVLGHLSVHQKTLPPQQQAVALSPTSQARVAYGEQGRFTEGQDVLAGWSDGLIYLGTITKIDRDKQRCFVVFEDQSKSWVLWKDIQTGDEDEDEDEDDDMVCSICQEETSEEPNEIVICDKCGQGYHQLCHAPIIDAAVIDSDDKWLCCDCVLTAFPKEEPQHLELSFPYALEGLEWDEDHTTNTQQCYCYCGGPGNWYLKMMQCSRCEQWFHEACLHCLQMPMLYGDRFYVFVCSVCNGGSEYLSRLPLQWEDVTHLSLYNLTMIHKKKYFDSEMDLMAYINNNWELLQLGELSRTPRSMRYACVQEALNSNTAKFMSGKEVKKKKHLYGLRVRFPPAPPSAEQAGSRLLKLSHREMPVHSNKAPSALTALTNGAQKSKKKSKKQATRSLERQAKRRRSCELLSRELKKPLPLESHSLACFTSIKSDRSLPSSQASDVESIGALSTTETTSTSLSRQSRTSIKHPSSLCSSSKTRSTTSTLPISPPPIKRKRGRPRRALQPPNAAMLSPSPVEPNPSSTEMPSPLPGLHSTDIVHGMDPNSQLSHLKSSISSYFGTAGRLACGEKYKVLARRVTLDGKVQYLVEWEGVTAS is encoded by the exons ATGAG GGACTCCGGGGTTTTGGGTCACCTGTCCGTCCATCAGAAAACTCTGCCCCCGCAGCAGCAGGCTGTCGCCTTGTCCCCAACAAGCCAAGCGAGGGTGGCGTATGGCGAACAGGGCAGGTTCACTGAGGGCCAGGACGTCTTGGCCGGGTGGTCCGATGGTTTGATCTACTTGGGGACAATCACAAAG ATAGATCGGGACAAGCAGCGATGCTTTGTGGTGTTTGAGGATCAATCCAAATCGTGGGTCTTGTGGAAGGACATTCAAACAG GAGACGAAGATGAGGACGAGGATGAAGACGATGACATGGTCTGCTCCATATGTCAAGAAGAAACTTCAGAGGAACCCAATGAGATTGTCATTTGTGACAAATGTGGGCAAG GCTACCATCAGCTGTGCCACGCCCCCATAATTGATGCTGCGGTCATTGACTCGGACGACAAGTGGCTCTGCTGTGATTGTGTCCTCACTGCTTTTCCAAAG GAAGAACCACAACACCTGGAGCTGTCCTTCCCGTACGCCCTGGAGGGACTGGAGTGGGATGAAGACCACACAACCAACACACAACAGTGCTACTGCTACTGCGGAGGTCCAGGAAA CTGGTACCTGAAGATGATGCAGTGCAGTCGATGTGAGCAGTGGTTCCACGAAGCCTGCCTCCATTGCTTACAGATGCCTATGCTCTATGGAGACAG gttttatgtttttgtttgttctgtTTGCAACGGTGGCTCAGAGTATCTCAGTCGACTACCTCTCCAATG GGAGGATGTGACACACCTGAGCCTGTACAACCTGACTATGATCCACAAGAAGAAGTACTTTGACTCTGAGATGGACCTGATGGCTTACATCAACAACAACTGGGAGCTTCTGCAGCTTGGGGAG CTTTCCCGCACGCCAAGATCAATGCGCTATGCTTGTGTACAAGAGGCATTAAACAGCAACACAGCCAA GTTCATGTCGGGAAaggaggtgaagaagaagaagcacttgTATGGGCTGAGGGTTCGATTCCCTCCCGCTCCCCCGAGTGCTGAACAAGCAGGCAGCAGACTGCTGAAGCTTTCCCACCGGGAGATGCCGGTCCATTCCAACAAAGCCCCATCTGCTTTGAC TGCTTTAACCAACGGTGCGCAGAAGTCCAAAAAGAAGTCGAAGAAGCAAGCGACTCGGTCTCTGGAGAGGCAGGCCAAACGCAGACGCTCCTGTGAACTCTTGTCCCGG GAGCTGAAAAAGCCCCTCCCACTAGAATCCCACTCATTGGCTTGCTTTACTTCTATCAA GAGTGACAGATCTTTACCGTCATCTCAAGCCTCAGATGTGGAGTCTATCGGAGCCCTGAGCACCACAGAAACTACCTCAACGAGCCTTTCCAGGCAGTCCAG AACTTCTATCAAACACCCATCCAGCCTATGTAGCTCAAGCAAGACCCGGTCGACAACCTCCACCTTGCCCATTTCCCCTCCACCTATCAAAAGAAAACGCGGGCGGCCACGACGGGCCTTGCAGCCCCCCAACGCAGCCATGCTCTCCCCCAGCCCAGTAGAACCAAACCCTTCGTCTACGGAGATGCCGAGCCCGCTCCCAGGGCTGCACTCCACGGACATAGTTCACGGCATGGACCCCAACAGTCAGCTGTCCCACCTCAAGAGCTCCATCAGCTCCTACTTCGGAACGGCAGGACGGCTGGCTTGCGGGGAGAAGTACAAAGTCCTGGCTCGACGGGTCACCCTGGACGGCAAGGTGCAGTACCTGGTGGAGTGGGAGGGCGTCACTGCCTCCTAG
- the mtf2 gene encoding metal-response element-binding transcription factor 2 isoform X3, whose protein sequence is MRDSGVLGHLSVHQKTLPPQQQAVALSPTSQARVAYGEQGRFTEGQDVLAGWSDGLIYLGTITKIDRDKQRCFVVFEDQSKSWVLWKDIQTGDEDEDEDEDDDMVCSICQEETSEEPNEIVICDKCGQGYHQLCHAPIIDAAVIDSDDKWLCCDCVLTAFPKQEEPQHLELSFPYALEGLEWDEDHTTNTQQCYCYCGGPGNWYLKMMQCSRCEQWFHEACLHCLQMPMLYGDRFYVFVCSVCNGGSEYLSRLPLQWEDVTHLSLYNLTMIHKKKYFDSEMDLMAYINNNWELLQLGELSRTPRSMRYACVQEALNSNTAKFMSGKEVKKKKHLYGLRVRFPPAPPSAEQAGSRLLKLSHREMPVHSNKAPSALTALTNGAQKSKKKSKKQATRSLERQAKRRRSCELLSRELKKPLPLESHSLACFTSIKSDRSLPSSQASDVESIGALSTTETTSTSLSRQSSLCSSSKTRSTTSTLPISPPPIKRKRGRPRRALQPPNAAMLSPSPVEPNPSSTEMPSPLPGLHSTDIVHGMDPNSQLSHLKSSISSYFGTAGRLACGEKYKVLARRVTLDGKVQYLVEWEGVTAS, encoded by the exons ATGAG GGACTCCGGGGTTTTGGGTCACCTGTCCGTCCATCAGAAAACTCTGCCCCCGCAGCAGCAGGCTGTCGCCTTGTCCCCAACAAGCCAAGCGAGGGTGGCGTATGGCGAACAGGGCAGGTTCACTGAGGGCCAGGACGTCTTGGCCGGGTGGTCCGATGGTTTGATCTACTTGGGGACAATCACAAAG ATAGATCGGGACAAGCAGCGATGCTTTGTGGTGTTTGAGGATCAATCCAAATCGTGGGTCTTGTGGAAGGACATTCAAACAG GAGACGAAGATGAGGACGAGGATGAAGACGATGACATGGTCTGCTCCATATGTCAAGAAGAAACTTCAGAGGAACCCAATGAGATTGTCATTTGTGACAAATGTGGGCAAG GCTACCATCAGCTGTGCCACGCCCCCATAATTGATGCTGCGGTCATTGACTCGGACGACAAGTGGCTCTGCTGTGATTGTGTCCTCACTGCTTTTCCAAAG CAGGAAGAACCACAACACCTGGAGCTGTCCTTCCCGTACGCCCTGGAGGGACTGGAGTGGGATGAAGACCACACAACCAACACACAACAGTGCTACTGCTACTGCGGAGGTCCAGGAAA CTGGTACCTGAAGATGATGCAGTGCAGTCGATGTGAGCAGTGGTTCCACGAAGCCTGCCTCCATTGCTTACAGATGCCTATGCTCTATGGAGACAG gttttatgtttttgtttgttctgtTTGCAACGGTGGCTCAGAGTATCTCAGTCGACTACCTCTCCAATG GGAGGATGTGACACACCTGAGCCTGTACAACCTGACTATGATCCACAAGAAGAAGTACTTTGACTCTGAGATGGACCTGATGGCTTACATCAACAACAACTGGGAGCTTCTGCAGCTTGGGGAG CTTTCCCGCACGCCAAGATCAATGCGCTATGCTTGTGTACAAGAGGCATTAAACAGCAACACAGCCAA GTTCATGTCGGGAAaggaggtgaagaagaagaagcacttgTATGGGCTGAGGGTTCGATTCCCTCCCGCTCCCCCGAGTGCTGAACAAGCAGGCAGCAGACTGCTGAAGCTTTCCCACCGGGAGATGCCGGTCCATTCCAACAAAGCCCCATCTGCTTTGAC TGCTTTAACCAACGGTGCGCAGAAGTCCAAAAAGAAGTCGAAGAAGCAAGCGACTCGGTCTCTGGAGAGGCAGGCCAAACGCAGACGCTCCTGTGAACTCTTGTCCCGG GAGCTGAAAAAGCCCCTCCCACTAGAATCCCACTCATTGGCTTGCTTTACTTCTATCAA GAGTGACAGATCTTTACCGTCATCTCAAGCCTCAGATGTGGAGTCTATCGGAGCCCTGAGCACCACAGAAACTACCTCAACGAGCCTTTCCAGGCAGTCCAG CCTATGTAGCTCAAGCAAGACCCGGTCGACAACCTCCACCTTGCCCATTTCCCCTCCACCTATCAAAAGAAAACGCGGGCGGCCACGACGGGCCTTGCAGCCCCCCAACGCAGCCATGCTCTCCCCCAGCCCAGTAGAACCAAACCCTTCGTCTACGGAGATGCCGAGCCCGCTCCCAGGGCTGCACTCCACGGACATAGTTCACGGCATGGACCCCAACAGTCAGCTGTCCCACCTCAAGAGCTCCATCAGCTCCTACTTCGGAACGGCAGGACGGCTGGCTTGCGGGGAGAAGTACAAAGTCCTGGCTCGACGGGTCACCCTGGACGGCAAGGTGCAGTACCTGGTGGAGTGGGAGGGCGTCACTGCCTCCTAG
- the mtf2 gene encoding metal-response element-binding transcription factor 2 isoform X1 → MRDSGVLGHLSVHQKTLPPQQQAVALSPTSQARVAYGEQGRFTEGQDVLAGWSDGLIYLGTITKIDRDKQRCFVVFEDQSKSWVLWKDIQTGDEDEDEDEDDDMVCSICQEETSEEPNEIVICDKCGQGYHQLCHAPIIDAAVIDSDDKWLCCDCVLTAFPKQEEPQHLELSFPYALEGLEWDEDHTTNTQQCYCYCGGPGNWYLKMMQCSRCEQWFHEACLHCLQMPMLYGDRFYVFVCSVCNGGSEYLSRLPLQWEDVTHLSLYNLTMIHKKKYFDSEMDLMAYINNNWELLQLGELSRTPRSMRYACVQEALNSNTAKFMSGKEVKKKKHLYGLRVRFPPAPPSAEQAGSRLLKLSHREMPVHSNKAPSALTALTNGAQKSKKKSKKQATRSLERQAKRRRSCELLSRELKKPLPLESHSLACFTSIKSDRSLPSSQASDVESIGALSTTETTSTSLSRQSRTSIKHPSSLCSSSKTRSTTSTLPISPPPIKRKRGRPRRALQPPNAAMLSPSPVEPNPSSTEMPSPLPGLHSTDIVHGMDPNSQLSHLKSSISSYFGTAGRLACGEKYKVLARRVTLDGKVQYLVEWEGVTAS, encoded by the exons ATGAG GGACTCCGGGGTTTTGGGTCACCTGTCCGTCCATCAGAAAACTCTGCCCCCGCAGCAGCAGGCTGTCGCCTTGTCCCCAACAAGCCAAGCGAGGGTGGCGTATGGCGAACAGGGCAGGTTCACTGAGGGCCAGGACGTCTTGGCCGGGTGGTCCGATGGTTTGATCTACTTGGGGACAATCACAAAG ATAGATCGGGACAAGCAGCGATGCTTTGTGGTGTTTGAGGATCAATCCAAATCGTGGGTCTTGTGGAAGGACATTCAAACAG GAGACGAAGATGAGGACGAGGATGAAGACGATGACATGGTCTGCTCCATATGTCAAGAAGAAACTTCAGAGGAACCCAATGAGATTGTCATTTGTGACAAATGTGGGCAAG GCTACCATCAGCTGTGCCACGCCCCCATAATTGATGCTGCGGTCATTGACTCGGACGACAAGTGGCTCTGCTGTGATTGTGTCCTCACTGCTTTTCCAAAG CAGGAAGAACCACAACACCTGGAGCTGTCCTTCCCGTACGCCCTGGAGGGACTGGAGTGGGATGAAGACCACACAACCAACACACAACAGTGCTACTGCTACTGCGGAGGTCCAGGAAA CTGGTACCTGAAGATGATGCAGTGCAGTCGATGTGAGCAGTGGTTCCACGAAGCCTGCCTCCATTGCTTACAGATGCCTATGCTCTATGGAGACAG gttttatgtttttgtttgttctgtTTGCAACGGTGGCTCAGAGTATCTCAGTCGACTACCTCTCCAATG GGAGGATGTGACACACCTGAGCCTGTACAACCTGACTATGATCCACAAGAAGAAGTACTTTGACTCTGAGATGGACCTGATGGCTTACATCAACAACAACTGGGAGCTTCTGCAGCTTGGGGAG CTTTCCCGCACGCCAAGATCAATGCGCTATGCTTGTGTACAAGAGGCATTAAACAGCAACACAGCCAA GTTCATGTCGGGAAaggaggtgaagaagaagaagcacttgTATGGGCTGAGGGTTCGATTCCCTCCCGCTCCCCCGAGTGCTGAACAAGCAGGCAGCAGACTGCTGAAGCTTTCCCACCGGGAGATGCCGGTCCATTCCAACAAAGCCCCATCTGCTTTGAC TGCTTTAACCAACGGTGCGCAGAAGTCCAAAAAGAAGTCGAAGAAGCAAGCGACTCGGTCTCTGGAGAGGCAGGCCAAACGCAGACGCTCCTGTGAACTCTTGTCCCGG GAGCTGAAAAAGCCCCTCCCACTAGAATCCCACTCATTGGCTTGCTTTACTTCTATCAA GAGTGACAGATCTTTACCGTCATCTCAAGCCTCAGATGTGGAGTCTATCGGAGCCCTGAGCACCACAGAAACTACCTCAACGAGCCTTTCCAGGCAGTCCAG AACTTCTATCAAACACCCATCCAGCCTATGTAGCTCAAGCAAGACCCGGTCGACAACCTCCACCTTGCCCATTTCCCCTCCACCTATCAAAAGAAAACGCGGGCGGCCACGACGGGCCTTGCAGCCCCCCAACGCAGCCATGCTCTCCCCCAGCCCAGTAGAACCAAACCCTTCGTCTACGGAGATGCCGAGCCCGCTCCCAGGGCTGCACTCCACGGACATAGTTCACGGCATGGACCCCAACAGTCAGCTGTCCCACCTCAAGAGCTCCATCAGCTCCTACTTCGGAACGGCAGGACGGCTGGCTTGCGGGGAGAAGTACAAAGTCCTGGCTCGACGGGTCACCCTGGACGGCAAGGTGCAGTACCTGGTGGAGTGGGAGGGCGTCACTGCCTCCTAG